The following proteins are co-located in the Stieleria sp. JC731 genome:
- the folE2 gene encoding GTP cyclohydrolase FolE2, with protein MTKPSITSTPLPDIQSTGDGRQVYINKVGVTNVRYPISLRTPGSGQGNEFLHTVATINMFVSLPHDVKGTHMSRFLEVLYEFHEELCSDTLSMVTNRMKEKLESDEAYLELSFPYFINKKAPVTGQCGKLDFDVAFELASNGTDDFVMTLKVPATSLCPCSKEISEYGAHNQRCDMTVKVRMADGVNFWIEELFSIIEQCASTQVFSVLKRPDEKWVTERAYENPKFVEDIVRDLAVALNNDDRIVWYQCSSENYESIHNHNAFAFIECDKRQK; from the coding sequence ATGACGAAACCTTCGATCACATCGACACCGCTACCCGACATTCAATCCACCGGAGACGGTCGCCAGGTTTATATCAACAAGGTTGGCGTGACCAATGTTCGTTACCCGATTTCACTGCGCACGCCGGGCTCGGGACAAGGCAACGAGTTCCTACACACCGTCGCGACGATCAACATGTTTGTATCGCTGCCGCACGATGTCAAAGGCACGCACATGTCTCGGTTCTTGGAAGTCTTATATGAATTCCACGAAGAGCTGTGCAGCGACACCCTTTCGATGGTCACCAACCGGATGAAGGAAAAGCTGGAATCGGACGAGGCCTACCTCGAACTCTCGTTCCCGTACTTCATCAACAAGAAAGCCCCCGTTACCGGCCAATGCGGTAAACTGGACTTCGATGTTGCGTTCGAACTGGCTAGCAACGGGACCGATGACTTTGTCATGACGCTGAAAGTCCCCGCGACCAGCCTTTGCCCGTGCTCCAAGGAGATCTCAGAGTACGGCGCCCACAACCAACGTTGTGACATGACCGTCAAGGTCCGCATGGCCGACGGAGTCAATTTCTGGATCGAAGAGCTGTTCTCGATTATCGAGCAATGTGCGTCGACCCAGGTATTTAGCGTACTGAAGCGTCCTGACGAAAAATGGGTGACCGAACGAGCCTACGAGAATCCTAAATTTGTCGAAGATATCGTTCGAGACCTCGCTGTCGCCCTAAACAACGACGACCGTATCGTTTGGTACCAGTGCAGTAGTGAAAATTACGAATCGATTCACAACCACAACGCCTTCGCATTCATCGAATGCGACAAACGCCAAAAGTGA
- a CDS encoding tetratricopeptide repeat protein, with translation MRLVWSPPPPTDPYVGFSESVPLIVPSSIPSEVEFNSAKLVWFNQQRFSRDKPADVFRIVCLGGSTTYGRPFDDGTSFCGWLRKLLPAVEPKTKWEVINAGAISYASYRVAAVMEQFVPYDIDLFIVYTGQNEFLEWRTYDEQRQQSPWIPRLSSAVDKTYVGKLTRQLVTQIVEPPASDSAQLSGDVDEMLNHSVGPSSYVRDDLWHEGVLAHLEFNLGRMKLIAEQAGARLAIINPASNLRDCEPFKSLGTFAEQIAPQQSPTAEAASQVSNRKQDLNNAIETARDLISIGAIEDATAMLQSVVGDQPRHAGANYLLGKAMFDKKQFSTAELSFQTAVDEDVCPLRAPTKVREAIRRFSSQPGIIQVDFESLLARQSMSELGHQCFGAEYFLDHVHPTIDCHGELARMIVNELATEGIVTNQPTDGVFQEVSDVIHGSIDRVRQGVAFRNLAKVTHWAGKFSEAKRHATDALRLIPGDGESQYLMADCCVKLGQLTEGLQQYEVLFQSGGFDRAALPYGELLAREGQLQAAKTYLLQAVFVSQGPRQRTALMSLGQVHSQLGEDELAAECFAEAAKIR, from the coding sequence TTGAGATTGGTTTGGAGTCCACCGCCCCCCACGGACCCATACGTCGGGTTTTCTGAATCGGTACCGCTGATTGTTCCTTCATCGATACCATCAGAAGTTGAATTCAATTCCGCAAAACTGGTTTGGTTCAACCAGCAGAGGTTTTCGCGTGACAAGCCAGCCGATGTTTTTCGAATCGTTTGCCTGGGTGGGTCAACCACCTACGGACGTCCCTTCGATGACGGGACTTCTTTCTGCGGATGGTTGAGGAAGCTGCTTCCTGCCGTTGAACCTAAAACGAAGTGGGAAGTCATCAACGCTGGGGCCATTAGCTATGCCAGCTACCGTGTGGCAGCGGTGATGGAACAGTTTGTTCCCTATGACATCGACCTTTTCATTGTCTACACCGGGCAAAATGAGTTCTTGGAATGGCGGACTTACGATGAACAACGGCAGCAGTCTCCTTGGATCCCCCGTCTTTCTTCTGCTGTGGATAAAACTTATGTCGGAAAACTTACACGGCAGCTGGTGACGCAAATCGTAGAACCACCAGCAAGTGATTCAGCACAGCTGTCCGGTGACGTCGACGAAATGCTCAACCACAGCGTCGGACCGTCAAGCTATGTTCGTGATGACCTGTGGCATGAAGGAGTTCTCGCCCACTTGGAATTCAACCTCGGCCGGATGAAGTTGATCGCCGAACAAGCCGGAGCAAGACTCGCGATCATCAATCCGGCTAGCAACCTTCGTGATTGCGAACCCTTCAAATCACTGGGGACATTTGCGGAACAAATTGCACCGCAGCAGTCTCCCACCGCTGAAGCTGCCAGCCAGGTATCTAATCGAAAGCAAGATTTGAACAACGCTATAGAAACGGCTCGTGATTTGATTTCCATTGGTGCGATCGAAGATGCGACGGCGATGCTGCAGTCGGTTGTCGGTGACCAACCCAGGCATGCGGGAGCGAACTACCTGCTTGGAAAAGCGATGTTCGACAAGAAACAATTCAGCACTGCGGAATTGAGTTTTCAAACCGCAGTCGATGAAGACGTTTGTCCATTGCGAGCACCGACGAAGGTTCGCGAAGCGATTCGTCGCTTCAGTTCACAACCGGGAATCATTCAAGTTGACTTCGAATCATTACTTGCTCGCCAATCGATGTCCGAGCTTGGTCATCAATGTTTTGGTGCAGAGTACTTCCTAGACCACGTGCATCCGACAATTGATTGTCACGGCGAATTGGCTCGGATGATTGTCAACGAACTTGCGACTGAAGGCATTGTCACAAACCAACCGACGGACGGTGTCTTTCAGGAAGTTTCCGACGTGATTCATGGATCGATTGACCGCGTCCGTCAGGGAGTTGCCTTCCGGAACCTCGCAAAAGTTACACACTGGGCAGGCAAGTTTAGTGAGGCGAAACGACATGCCACTGATGCACTGCGTTTAATCCCGGGCGACGGGGAAAGTCAGTACCTTATGGCGGACTGCTGCGTCAAACTCGGGCAGCTCACCGAAGGGCTCCAGCAGTACGAGGTGCTGTTTCAGAGCGGCGGCTTTGACCGTGCCGCATTGCCCTATGGAGAGCTTCTTGCTCGCGAAGGTCAGTTGCAAGCCGCGAAGACATATCTGCTGCAGGCTGTCTTCGTCAGTCAGGGTCCACGCCAGCGCACCGCACTGATGTCACTTGGGCAAGTTCATTCGCAATTGGGGGAGGACGAACTTGCGGCAGAGTGTTTTGCCGAAGCTGCAAAAATTCGCTGA